The sequence GCTCCATCCTCAAGTTCTAATCCATTTACTGGGCCTCAAGAAGCTCTCCCTCCAACAGCAGGTTTCACAGTTGTTAAGATTTGGTATTTCAGTTTCCCAATTCTCtcttgtgaatatatatatattcacagttTTATATATAGCGATAGCTATATAgatctttccagttttcttccaAAGGTATTCCCTAAAGATTTGACTTTCTTAAGAGCACCCTTTCTTCCTTTCGATCAGGCAAATGAAATACCGCCTGTCACTCTCGAGGCTCCTGCCCTTGTCTTTAAAACCCGCTCCGCCCCTCCTCTCTACCCTCCCGTCTAGATCTCTAACTACAGGTGattgttatttttctaagatttattatttattccagagagcgCACGAGTGAGTGTGCATGtgcagaatctcaagcagactccatgctgagatcGTGACAGGAACCCAAACCAAGAATccaatgcttaacccactgagcccccccaggtgcctcCCTAGGCAATTATTATTCAAAAGTTAAATAtaggactgcctgggtggctcagtgggttaagcatctgcctttggctcaggtcatgatcccggggtctggggatggagtcctgcatcaggctctctgctcagcggggaatctgtttcttcctctgacctctcccctctcctgctcgctctctctctctctcaaaaaaacaaataaaagtaaaatctttcttttttttaagaaaaatctttaaaaaaaagttaaatacagttACATCCTGGACCACTATTTCACAGagctttcaggtttttgtttttaaagatttatttatttgacagaaagagagatcacaagtaggcagagcagcaggaaggctggggggtggggtggggtgggtggagcaggctccctgctgagcagagcgctggatgggctccatcccaggaccatgggatcatgacctgagccgaaagcagaggttaaacccactgagctatccaggcgccggttttttgtggggttttttttttttttgcttttttaattgctATCCATTATAATCCTACCCTGTGGCCTGTGAGAAGCTACAACAGCTTGCACAGAGCAGGGCTTTGATCCTGACATTTAAACAAGGATTTGGATACTAGAGGTGGTCATAAAGTAAATCAATCCAGGTGTGcttaaggtaattttttttttaagatttatttatttatttgacagagatcacaagtaggcagagaggcaggcagagagaggggagaagcaggctccctgctgagcagagagcccgatgcggagctcgatcccaggaccctgggatcatgacctgagctgaaggcagaggctttaacccactgagccacccaggcgctccttaagGTAATTTTTAAGTGTCCCTCAAACCCACTCGAGAGTTAACAGTTGAAtggcagtgattttcaaacttccATGACTAGGACTCTCACTCAAAGAGATGTACGTACTCTCACGTACATATAAATACCCGGATTTTTCAACAAATGTGACTTACCTTTACTCCATGGGCAAAGGCAGCGATATGGTCTAGTCGGTTCATTCCacgtaattttttttaaagattttatttatttatttgacagacacagatcacaagtaggcagagaggcaggcagagagagagagagcaggaagcaggctcccagctgagcagagagcctgacatggggctcgatcccagaatcctgagaccatgacccaagccaaaggcagaggctttaacccactgagccacccaggtgcccccccacatAATTTTGCTAATGCTGCTGGGTTGAACCATACAAAACTGACATCTTTGTAGTCAAAACAGTCAGATCTGGGTGATTTCCTATGGTTCAACGAATTTGTGACCCTAAAGTAGTTTCTCATTCTGCTTAATGGGCTGCACCCCATAAGAAAACACTGTTTTGTGAGTCattgttattactgttattttttaaattaaaataggatTGAAAATGGATTTTTCACTTAACGTGTCATGACATCTGCTCCATCTCACCCTTCTCAAAAGCTTCATGGGATCTACCACACCGGTACCCCAGCTTAGGTAACTGATTCCCCACTGGAGGCATTTACTTTTCTCCCCCGTTTCTTGTTGTTCCAAACCCTGTCACAGTGAACTTCCTTATCATAACTGTTCACTCGCTGGTGCTGGAATTTCTGGAGCATAGACTCTCGGAGGCAGAGCGGTAGGCATCTTGTGATCTTAGTTGTGTCTCAAAGCCTTTGGATAAGAGTTAGGCTGCTGTCTCCCCTTTTGTGTGCCTGGTGGAGGGTAAACGGTACTGACTGAGGGCACTCCCGCAGGCACCCTGTTCTGTCCAGCCCTCATCTGTCCACAACCTTCTTCTGCAGGACTGGAAGCTCGGGATTGCTCCAGACTTCTCCCTCTCTAGGCCAACACTATGGAGAGCCCCTGAAAAAACGGGGCATCTTCCTGTCAACCGGACCTGAGTTTCCCTGCTGCCCAAGCTCCTTCTAGATTCTCCCGAGGTCACTCTCACATGtacaataaggaaacaaaaaggtTGCCAGTGGGATGAAGCAGAAAACGTGGAGTGCTTTATAAACAATTCACAGAAATCAGCCACTATCTTCAGCCACTTCTCGGGTGGAACTGTTCTTTCCCAAGCAACAGAGAGCCTTCTACTCGCATTTACCCTGCagtgggctgggggaagggctcAGCCTAAGACCATAAGCTTAGCTCCTCACTCTTGAGTTTACAATTTGCCTACTCCCTATCCTCGTTTTCTTCACGTCTTCAGGACTTGAGAGCTGAGGTGAAGAACCAAACTCTTGAACAATTTCAttcgttcaacaaatatttattgagtacctactatatgccagtcaGGGTATAAGCATCATGTGAAAGGGCTTCTCAACGGAGAGACCACGGACGTCCTCGGCGGGACAGTGCTTCACGCGGGCCTGCTCCCTACCTTCAAAACGACAGGGGCTGTACCTTGCAATTGGGACACCCCCAAAATGCCCCCGCACATTTCGAAACGGCCCCTAGGGGGCATTTTCGCCCGCGATGTAGAATCCTCCGCCCACCCTCGACAAACCCAGGAGACGGAGGAAGGGGGAAGCCCGCTAACTGGCAAGTTGAGGATGATGCCGAGGTCCAAGACGGGCAAGATCTGGACCTTGTTTCCGGAGAACCGGGCCAATAACGAGCTTGTCAACCTCCTTGGGGCTCTGAATTCCGACTCCTGGGTCACAACTCCTCCTTCCTATGCAGCCAAGATACAACCCGGGTTTCCGTTCCCAGCCGAGCCTGGGTTTCTGGGGAGGAAGGATTGGCGGGGCCCTTGTACCCCAAGCCCTCGGGAAGCGAAGGGTTAACGCGGGCGGCCCCGCAGAAGCCCCCAGCGCCGCTAGAGGGACCAGCACGGCCCGGCGCCTTCGCGGTCACGTGGGAGCGAGGGCGGGACCAAACGAGAGGCCGACCAATAGACTGCGCTGTCGGTGGGCGTGATAGCCaataggagcagagagaggagtcCCGGGACTAGGAAGAAACGGCGGCCGGGAGGGGGCTACAGGGACCATGGGGCTCCTGACCATTCTGAAGAAGATGAAGCAGAAAGAGCGGGAGCTGCGACTGCTCATGCTGTATCCTCCCGGACGCCGGAGCCGCGAGGGTagcggggtgggggaagcctCGCCGGGCGGGCGGTGCCAGGCGCCCCCTAccgggcgcggggggcgcggccGGCGCGCACCAACTGCCCATTGTGCGTCACGCACGTGGGCCCTACCAATCGCCCCGGCGGGGGGCCGGGAGGAGGCCGTACCACCGgctcggggcgggggggctccTTTCCCAAGGCCAAAGGTGAGGGCCTAAAGGCGCAGCGGCCGGGCCAGATGTCCTTATgtagggggggaggggggctcggAGGCTTCTCGGATGCCACCACCCGTTGGTCTGGCTCGAGCGTGAGGCCCCTGTCCCCCCTGGCTCTGACCTTCCTCCCCCACGTCCGAGGGTGccaggccccggccccgccctcaAGGTCGGAATCCCGGGGGTGTGCGGGCCCCGCCCTGCGCTCCTAGCGAGGTGGGTGTAGACCGCGAGGTTTGTTTTTTCCGTGTGGGCAGTATCTCGTCTTTGTGACCGCACGGCCGGTCAGTAACCACCCGCATCACTACCGCGACGTTTGTAGGCCCGAGGGCCCCGCCGACCTTCTGAGTCCGGTTAGCGGGCGCCTGCACTCGCGCCCTCTCCTCCGTTCCAGGCCCCGTTGCGAATCTGAAATCCCAGAGCTGGGTGGGTCTTACCCGGGGCTCCCCAATCCCGGCAGAGAAGACACTGAAGTGCGCAGATAACTTTATAATATTCACATCGTGTTTGTTATAAAGAGCTcagagaaaggcacagagaattcaCTCATCcgattaaatatttattgagtgcctaccctgtgctaggcactgtcGTAGGTCCTGGggtaaaacagcaaaacaaatccTTAACGGCAGGGATGGTCTGTAACGCCTTGGGGAGAAAGATGTTGACAAAGCAAATAGGTAAAATGTCTAAGATGCATGGAGACGAATGCAGTTTAAACAAGGTCAGCGAAGGCCACAGTGAGAAAATGACAGTAAAGACAGATGAGGGATGAACCATGTAGCTATCTGGGCAAATTTGTTTAAGCAAAAGGAACAACAAATGGAAGGTCTGGAAGGAGGCGCTCAGCTGGTGTGTCGAGGAGGGCCTGGTGGCTGGAGAGAGTGTGCAAGGAGATTAGGACAGAGGGGACAGAAGAGCCACTTCGTGTAAGGCCTTTTGGTTCTTGGCTTTTCCTTTAAATGAGAAGTGCCGGGGGagcgtgatctgagctgaagtgtGAACTTGCTGCACCACAGGCGCTGTAGCATGATGGCTTGGACCAATGGAAGCAGTGAAGCGATGGGTGTTGGGGGACATTTTGACCGGAGGCCCAGCAGGCATTGCTACTGGATTGGACTTGGGTATAAGCAGGGAGTGAACTCAAGTCCGACTTTTCTAGCCTTTTCTGGCCTGAGCAGTTCAGAGAATGAAGAACCACTCGCCGAGATGGGGAAGGGATAGGGAGCAGGTTCAGAAAGATGGGAACTCGGGGTGTGGCACGCCCGTGTAAGTGTCAGATGGGCAGCTGGATAGAGGGACTGAGTCCAGGGGAGGAGCTGGGTGGGATGTGTACATTTGGAAGCCATGAGCATAAAGATGGTATTTGAAGTCGTGATCCTGGGTGAGAGCACTAAGGGATGAATGTGGACAGAGGAGCACTGAGGCATGCCTGGATAATAGGCTGGGGCAGTGGGAACCAGGCAAGGGAATggaggtgggagatggggaggaggaggggggctggggacTGCCCAGCCGGAGAACAACGTGAGGTCTTCAGGGACTTTGGCCAGAGCAGTTTCAGGGAAGCAGTGGGAGCAAAAGTCTCACGGGTTCAAGAAAGAGCAGGGGGACAGAAATGGGAGAGGGTGAGTATGGACAGCATTTGGGGGGAGATTTGctataaagggaaagaaatcaaggaGTAAGTAGAGGGGAAGAGGGATCAAGAGCGGGTGTGGGGAGAGACTCCAGCTTGTCAGCTGATGGGAATGGTCCGGTGGAGGAAGGCGGTTTCGGGGGGGGCCGAAGGCTGAAGGCTGGGCCTCCAGACAGCTTTTCGCACCGTCATTCTACTGGTTTGAGTCCCCTGGGCCCCCTCTTGGGTGCCAGCCCTCTTAAGTGTTGGAAGGAtgggatggggggggtggggctccACTAGCTGCTGAACTCACCCATTCGTTTGCACACTCAACTTAGCCGCAAAGGGTTTGGAACAGTCTAGAAACAGGTGCAGGTGACTGCCTTCAGATACTTGCTCTTGCCGTTCTCTCTGTATGGAAGGCTCTTCCCTTAGTCCTCTGGAAAGCTGGCTCCTTGCAGTTTGGGCCTCAGGTCTAGAGGGACCCCAGCTAAAGAAGGCTCCTGCGGTGGCCCTCTCTGAAAACTCCTCCACGAGCTGACGGTGCCTCGTTTCTCATTTGTTTGCCCTCTGTCGACTGTCTCCATACTGGAGTAGGAGCTGCCCAGGGTGGGGACTTTGGCTCTGGGGTACCCCCAGCACCAGAAGAGGGCCcggcacatagtaagcattcatTAAATACTGTGGAGTAGCCTGAGCAGCCTTTGGTTAGGCAGAGGTGAGAAAGTCTTAAATGCTCCAACCATTCCCACTTATCCTGGGCCAATAAATGTGTGTGTCAGGCACGGGCTCAACTAATATGCTACGTGGTGGGAAGCAACTCCTCCCCTAAAAGAAGGGCCTGGGGACTTCTCCTTAATCTGCCGCGCCCCAGTGGCCTGGACAATGCTGGCAAAACAACCATCCTCAAGAAGTTCAATGGGGAAGACATTGACACCATCTCCCCGACACTGGGCTTCAACATCAAGACCTTGGAACACCGAGGGTGAGCGGGGACCCTGCGGAGGGCTGGCcctggagtggggcagggagcaTGGTTGAGGGGCCTGGCTGAGCCTCgcgccacccctcccccttcctgcccaggTTCAAGCTGAACATCTGGGACGTGGGTGGCCAGAAGTCCCTGCGGTCCTACTGGAGGAACTACTTCGAGAGCACGGATGGCCTCATCTGGGTGGTGGACAGCGCTGACCGCCAACGCATGCAGGACTGCCGGCGGGAGCTCCAGAGCCTGTTGGTGGAGGAGGTGGGCGAGGCACCTGCCAAGCCTGGGAAGCCAGGCTTCCAGCACCATCCAGCCCCCAAGACTCGGTGCCCAGGCGTGGATGCGCGAACCCCTTCCTCAGCGGATTCCCTGAGGGGCCCATGACCCCAGAGGAACACCTAGGGCGGGGTCTCTTTGTTCTCAGAGCACCCTTTAGGAGACAGAGATCACCTGTATGCTTGGTCCCAGGAAGCCCCAAAGTGCTGTGGGCAGGACGTGCTATGAACTGAGACCTGGGTTCATGTCCCTTTGATGTCACTGCCCTGAGTTCAGGTTCTCCACCTGAATGGGGCTTTAAGGAGGATGACTCGAGGCCAGTGTGTGAAGCTTTGAGAGGCAGTGGAGCCTAGCTCAGGAGTTTGACTCTTTGCTGTGTGACCACAGGCAAGACACCTAGCCTCTCTGAACCTTCATGTCCTCATTTCTAAGATGGGCATTTGAATTAGGGGGATCATATAACTCATTATCTGGCCCCAaacacttttctttaaataaaattttaggtttacagaaaagttgcaaggaGTTTGAAGAGATACCCTGTCTGCTGTTCGCCCTGCTTCCCCTAGTGGTAACATTGCACATAACCACCTGCATTTgtcaaaacaaagaaactaacATTTGCAAGTTACTCTTGACTGTAGATTCTACttagatttcaccagtttttctaTTAAGCCCCTTTTTTCTGCCCCAGTACTTGATCCAGGTTACTGCACTGGCATTTAGTTGAAAACCAGGACACTTTTAAGAACGAAAGAGGGACTTGTTCCTAATTATGCAGGGACAACAGACATAAACAGGACCATTCTGGGCATACAGGGGCGCCGTCCCCTGGTCTAGCACCAGCCACCTCCAGAGGGTGTCTGTGCTCAGCCCTGGCCTGGCACCTCGAGGCCTTTTATCACGCCCAGATTCACCTACCCACCTGGAGGGACTCCCAGTCAGAAACACACGTGGAAGGAactggaagcagaggcagagagagaggcccaGCAGGGTAGTGAACAGTGGAAGTGCTACATGACCTTGGAAGACAGAAGGGTCACTCCCAGCAGACCCTGTGGCCTTGGGATGATTGCATTCTTTGGGCAGCTAAGGTCATCACAGAGCAATCTAGAACAAAAGGCTCATTATCTTGTCCATCACCCCCTTCCCATTTATGGAGGAAGAAACGGAGGCCTGGAGGAGCCCCCACCTAGGGCTGGGCCCCCACCTagggctccttccttccctgccccctccccacacatgGCTGGACTCACAAGGCACGTCCACATTCATTACCCTGTTTGGGCCTCTCCAACCACCCTGAGGCATTACCCTAATTTTCCAGGTTGCTCTCTGACCCCGTCTGCTCTGGGTGATCAGAGGAGGGGGGGGCTGCCCTCTGAGTCCctactccccaccctccccatttCTCTCCCCCCAGCGCCTGGCTGGAGCCACCCTCCTCATCTTTGCCAACAAGCAGGACCTGCCTGGAGCACTGTCCTCTAACGCCATCCGTGAGGTGAGTGCGGGCCTTGGCATAGGCCCATGGAGGAAAAGGGGTTTACATTTCTTGgttaacttatttaaaaagcatgttAGCTCCTCTTCTGGGGCAGGACGTATGCAGGACACTGGAGATGGAGCGATTAACAAGAGTGAGCtgttacccccccccccaggctggGGGAAGGCAGACATGCAAACCTTACCCTGAAGGGTAACAGCGGCTGGCCCAGTGGTGAATCCTCATTCTGTGCCAGATCTTGGCGTGGACAAACCCCTTCAGTCCTCACCCCCGGCTCGTGCAGGAGGAGCCATTACAATCCTCctgcagagggcgaagcaggttTAGAGAAGCGAGGTCATGCAGAGCCAGGGTTTCCGTGCCGGCCCTTGGGACCCCAGATTGTATCCTGCCTCCTACTGTAGAACGTGAGCACCAGCATGAGAAAGAGGGGGGTTAGAATCTCGGTTCTGTCTcttatgagctgtgtgaccttaggcgggttgcttgacctctctgaggTGTTCTCCTCCATGaa comes from Mustela erminea isolate mMusErm1 chromosome 9, mMusErm1.Pri, whole genome shotgun sequence and encodes:
- the ARL2 gene encoding ADP-ribosylation factor-like protein 2, producing the protein MGLLTILKKMKQKERELRLLMLGLDNAGKTTILKKFNGEDIDTISPTLGFNIKTLEHRGFKLNIWDVGGQKSLRSYWRNYFESTDGLIWVVDSADRQRMQDCRRELQSLLVEERLAGATLLIFANKQDLPGALSSNAIREALELDSIHSHHWCIRGCSAVTGENLLLGVDWLLDDISSRIFTAD